From a region of the Streptomyces venezuelae genome:
- a CDS encoding carbohydrate kinase family protein: MTDRDYEIRAAAVDPLGPLRDPQEPGCDVFLTGTVFLDIIFTGLDSAPVRGTESWARGMGSSPGGVANMATALARLGLRTSLAAAFGDDHYGEYCWDALEQGEGIDLSMSHTIPGWHSPVTVSMAYEGERTMVSHGHEAPPPAGSGPFPQCPPRARAAVAALGPGRGEEWIGEAARRGSRIFADVGWDESGRWDLRALADLEHCEAFLPNAGEAMRYTRTDCPRAAARALAEKVPIAVVTMGAEGSYAVDGRTGETAHVPGITVDELDPTGAGDVYVAGFVTGTLAGWPLADRLAFAGLTAALSVQEFGGSLSAPGWPEVAHWWQAAPQELRGRYGFLDDLIPPSGAPAARRRAVPTIGFRHPA, from the coding sequence GTGACCGACCGGGACTACGAGATCCGCGCAGCAGCGGTGGACCCGCTCGGTCCGCTGCGTGACCCCCAGGAACCCGGCTGTGACGTCTTCCTGACCGGAACGGTCTTCCTCGACATCATCTTCACCGGCCTCGACTCGGCCCCCGTGCGCGGTACGGAGTCCTGGGCGCGCGGCATGGGCTCCAGCCCCGGCGGCGTCGCCAACATGGCCACGGCCCTGGCCCGGCTCGGTCTGCGGACCTCACTGGCCGCCGCCTTCGGGGACGACCACTACGGCGAGTACTGCTGGGACGCCCTCGAACAGGGCGAGGGCATCGACCTGTCCATGTCGCACACCATTCCCGGCTGGCACAGCCCCGTCACCGTCTCGATGGCCTACGAGGGCGAGCGCACCATGGTCTCGCACGGCCACGAGGCTCCCCCGCCGGCGGGCTCCGGGCCCTTCCCGCAGTGCCCGCCCCGGGCCCGCGCGGCCGTGGCCGCACTGGGACCCGGCCGCGGCGAGGAGTGGATCGGCGAGGCCGCCCGGCGCGGCTCGCGGATCTTCGCCGACGTGGGATGGGACGAGAGCGGCCGGTGGGACCTGCGCGCCCTGGCCGACCTGGAGCACTGCGAGGCCTTCCTGCCGAACGCGGGCGAGGCGATGCGCTACACCCGGACCGACTGCCCCAGAGCCGCGGCCCGGGCCCTGGCCGAGAAGGTGCCGATCGCCGTGGTGACGATGGGCGCGGAGGGCTCGTACGCGGTGGACGGGCGCACCGGGGAGACCGCGCACGTCCCCGGGATCACGGTGGACGAGCTGGATCCGACGGGCGCGGGCGACGTCTACGTGGCGGGTTTCGTGACCGGCACCCTCGCGGGCTGGCCGCTCGCGGACCGCCTGGCCTTCGCCGGGCTGACGGCGGCCCTGTCGGTGCAGGAGTTCGGCGGCTCCCTCTCGGCCCCGGGCTGGCCGGAGGTGGCCCACTGGTGGCAGGCGGCCCCGCAGGAGCTGCGCGGCCGGTACGGCTTCCTGGACGACCTGATCCCGCCGAGCGGGGCTCCGGCGGCCCGGCGCAGGGCCGTACCGACGATCGGCTTCCGGCACCCGGCGTAG
- a CDS encoding ribonuclease Z — protein sequence MSVREFVVLGTASQVPTRHRNHNGYLLRWDGEGILFDPGEGTQRQMLRAGVAAHDIDRICITHFHGDHSLGLAGVIQRINLDQVPHPVTAHYPASGQKFFDRLRYATAYRETVPLREEPVARDGTLAQGSSYVLEARLLSHPVESFGYRITEPDGRRMVPELLARHGIKGPDVGRIQREGRLGAVTLDEVSEPRPGQRFAFVMDTRLCPGVDALAEGCDMLVIESTFLDEDERLATDHGHLTVGQAARVARDAGVRHLVLTHFSQRYTDPAEFERQARAAGFEGELTVAADLVRVPLPKRG from the coding sequence GTGTCCGTACGAGAGTTCGTGGTGCTGGGCACCGCCAGCCAGGTGCCCACCCGCCACCGCAACCACAACGGCTACCTCCTGCGCTGGGACGGCGAGGGCATCCTCTTCGACCCGGGCGAGGGCACCCAGCGCCAGATGCTGCGCGCCGGGGTGGCCGCGCACGACATCGACCGGATCTGCATCACCCACTTCCACGGTGACCACAGCCTCGGCCTCGCCGGGGTGATCCAGCGGATCAACCTCGACCAGGTCCCGCACCCGGTCACCGCGCACTACCCGGCCTCGGGGCAGAAGTTCTTCGACCGGCTGCGCTACGCCACGGCCTACCGGGAGACCGTCCCGCTCCGCGAGGAGCCGGTGGCGCGGGACGGCACGCTGGCCCAGGGGTCCTCGTACGTCCTGGAGGCCCGGCTGCTCTCGCACCCGGTCGAGTCCTTCGGCTACCGGATCACCGAACCCGACGGGCGCCGCATGGTGCCCGAGCTGCTCGCGCGGCACGGGATCAAGGGGCCCGACGTGGGCCGGATCCAGCGTGAGGGGCGGCTCGGGGCGGTCACCCTGGACGAGGTCAGCGAGCCCAGGCCCGGGCAGCGGTTCGCCTTCGTCATGGACACCCGGCTGTGCCCCGGCGTGGACGCGCTGGCCGAGGGCTGCGACATGCTGGTGATCGAGTCGACCTTCCTCGACGAGGACGAACGGCTGGCCACCGACCACGGGCACCTGACCGTAGGCCAGGCGGCACGGGTGGCGCGGGACGCGGGCGTACGGCACCTGGTGCTGACGCACTTCTCGCAGCGCTACACCGACCCGGCCGAGTTCGAGCGCCAGGCCCGCGCGGCCGGCTTCGAGGGCGAGCTCACGGTCGCCGCGGACCTGGTACGGGTGCCGCTGCCCAAGCGGGGCTGA
- a CDS encoding histidine triad nucleotide-binding protein yields the protein MAGEPQADCLFCKIVAGQIPATVVRETETTVAFRDINPQAPTHVLVIPKVHYPDAASLAAAEPGVAADILREAGQVALDEKIVEHGYRTVFNTGSGAGQTVFHAHAHVLGGRGLQWPPG from the coding sequence ATGGCCGGGGAACCGCAGGCCGACTGCCTGTTCTGCAAGATCGTCGCGGGGCAGATCCCCGCGACCGTGGTACGGGAGACCGAGACCACGGTCGCCTTCCGGGACATCAACCCGCAGGCGCCCACACACGTGCTCGTCATCCCCAAGGTGCACTACCCCGACGCGGCCTCCCTCGCCGCGGCCGAGCCGGGCGTGGCCGCCGACATACTGCGCGAGGCCGGCCAGGTCGCCCTCGACGAGAAGATCGTCGAACACGGCTACCGGACCGTGTTCAACACCGGCTCCGGAGCCGGCCAGACCGTCTTCCACGCCCACGCGCACGTCCTCGGCGGCCGCGGCCTCCAGTGGCCCCCCGGATAG